A genomic region of Ensifer adhaerens contains the following coding sequences:
- a CDS encoding YcgN family cysteine cluster protein, protein MGEMPFWKAKSLEDMTNTEWESLCDGCGLCCLNKLEDWDTGEIAWTSIRCTLLDGESCRCKDYENRQATVPDCIQLTPKAVREITWLPPTCGYRLVAEGRDLYWWHPLVSGDPDAVHAAGISVRGRTVAEDGIDIEDYEDYLVTWPLEVGQESVD, encoded by the coding sequence ATGGGCGAAATGCCTTTCTGGAAGGCGAAAAGCCTTGAGGACATGACCAATACAGAGTGGGAAAGCCTGTGCGACGGCTGCGGACTCTGTTGCCTGAACAAGCTGGAGGACTGGGATACCGGCGAGATTGCCTGGACCTCGATCCGCTGCACTTTGCTTGATGGCGAGAGCTGTCGTTGCAAGGACTATGAAAACCGACAGGCGACAGTGCCCGACTGCATCCAGCTTACGCCCAAAGCCGTGCGCGAAATCACCTGGCTGCCGCCAACCTGCGGCTACCGCCTCGTGGCGGAGGGGCGCGATCTTTATTGGTGGCACCCGCTGGTCTCAGGCGACCCGGACGCTGTCCATGCTGCCGGCATCTCCGTGCGTGGCCGCACCGTTGCCGAGGACGGCATCGATATCGAGGACTATGAAGACTATCTCGTCACCTGGCCGCTGGAAGTGGGGCAGGAAAGCGTGGATTGA
- a CDS encoding MmcQ/YjbR family DNA-binding protein codes for MLTEEIERLALSLPGTEENAHFGTRDFRVGKRIFMTLPEAGRAVFKFTPDQQRMLLEMEPGVCAAVPGGWGDRGWTSFYFVEADEGLVRQSMETAWRNVAPKNLVKKNGGSH; via the coding sequence ATGCTGACCGAAGAGATTGAAAGACTCGCGCTAAGCTTGCCGGGAACGGAGGAAAACGCGCATTTCGGCACACGGGACTTCCGGGTGGGCAAGCGCATTTTCATGACCCTGCCGGAAGCCGGTCGCGCGGTCTTCAAATTCACCCCTGATCAGCAGCGCATGCTCCTGGAAATGGAACCCGGCGTCTGCGCCGCCGTCCCCGGCGGCTGGGGCGACCGTGGCTGGACCTCATTCTACTTCGTCGAGGCCGACGAAGGGCTCGTGCGCCAGTCTATGGAAACGGCATGGCGCAACGTCGCGCCGAAAAACCTCGTCAAGAAGAACGGCGGCAGCCACTAG
- the feuP gene encoding two-component system response regulator FeuP produces MRILIVEDDANLNRQLAEVLKEAGYVVDQAYDGEEGHYLGDAEPYDAVILDIGLPEMDGITVLEKWRGDGKTMPVLILTARDRWSDKVAGIDAGADDYVAKPFHVEEVLARIRALIRRAAGHASSEIVCGPVRLDTKGSKATVDGVALKLTSHEFRLLSYLMHHMGQVVSRTELVEHMYDQDFDRDSNTIEVFIGRLRKKIGNDLIETVRGLGYRMQAPGNGN; encoded by the coding sequence ATGCGCATTCTGATTGTCGAGGACGACGCCAACCTGAACCGGCAGCTCGCCGAGGTGCTGAAGGAGGCCGGCTATGTCGTCGACCAGGCCTATGACGGCGAGGAGGGGCACTATCTCGGCGACGCCGAGCCCTATGATGCCGTGATCCTCGACATCGGCCTGCCGGAGATGGATGGCATCACCGTTCTCGAGAAGTGGCGCGGGGACGGCAAGACCATGCCTGTGCTGATCCTGACGGCGCGCGATCGCTGGAGCGACAAGGTTGCCGGTATCGATGCCGGCGCCGACGATTATGTCGCCAAGCCTTTCCATGTCGAAGAGGTTCTCGCCCGCATCCGCGCTCTGATCCGCCGTGCCGCCGGCCATGCAAGCTCGGAGATCGTCTGCGGTCCGGTGCGCCTCGATACCAAGGGTTCCAAGGCAACCGTCGATGGCGTAGCTCTCAAGCTGACGTCGCACGAGTTCCGGCTGCTCTCCTATCTCATGCATCACATGGGCCAGGTCGTTTCGCGCACGGAACTGGTCGAGCATATGTACGATCAGGATTTCGACCGCGATTCCAATACGATCGAGGTGTTCATCGGCCGGCTGCGCAAGAAGATCGGCAACGATCTGATCGAAACGGTGCGCGGCCTCGGATACCGAATGCAAGCGCCGGGCAATGGCAATTAG
- a CDS encoding ATP-binding protein: protein MAIRSLTARVLAVSTVWAVVALVVIGVVISELYRQGSERGFKDLLRAQLFNVVNSISVNEKTVLSGSPQLGDLRFSQPQTGWYWIVDPIGEFDTPPLISTSLGNGKLPIASVDEVPFDTGYVRFYTTKDPFGNAVEVSETEVVLDIQGHTARFRVAGNRDVLEADINRFTRNLTIALSIFGLGGLGVNALTILFGLRPLDQVRRSLEKIRAGESERLDGAFPREIQPLANEVNALIDSNRRIVERARMQVGNLAHSLKTPIAVLLNEARVLDASHGELVRSQVDAMQMQVQSYLSRARIAAQRESVLARTEAQPALERLVRVMRKLNPEKQVHLSINPPALVLAMELQDVEETVGNLLENAARHARGEVWLNVRPAPSELHAKEPGRQWIVLDIDDDGPGLNPDQIALAMKRGKRLDESKPGTGLGLSIVSEIVREYQGTITLSRRDEGGLRAQLLLPAAA from the coding sequence ATGGCAATTAGGTCCCTCACAGCCCGCGTATTGGCGGTTTCCACCGTCTGGGCGGTCGTCGCCCTGGTCGTGATCGGCGTGGTCATTTCCGAACTCTATCGCCAGGGCTCCGAACGCGGCTTCAAGGACCTGCTGCGGGCGCAGCTTTTCAACGTCGTCAATTCAATTTCCGTCAACGAGAAGACGGTACTTTCGGGCAGTCCGCAGCTTGGCGATCTGCGCTTTTCACAGCCGCAGACCGGGTGGTACTGGATCGTCGACCCGATCGGCGAATTCGACACGCCGCCTTTGATCTCGACGTCGCTCGGCAACGGAAAGCTGCCGATCGCCAGCGTCGACGAGGTTCCCTTCGACACCGGCTACGTCCGGTTCTACACGACCAAGGATCCGTTCGGTAACGCGGTAGAAGTCTCCGAGACCGAGGTCGTGTTGGACATCCAGGGCCACACCGCGCGCTTTCGCGTGGCCGGCAACCGCGATGTGCTCGAAGCCGACATCAATCGCTTCACCCGCAATCTGACCATCGCGCTTTCCATCTTCGGTCTCGGCGGCCTCGGTGTGAATGCGCTGACCATTCTCTTCGGCCTGCGCCCGCTCGATCAGGTCCGCCGCTCGCTGGAGAAGATTCGCGCCGGCGAAAGCGAGAGGCTTGATGGAGCCTTCCCCCGCGAAATCCAGCCGCTTGCCAACGAAGTGAACGCCCTGATCGACAGCAACCGCCGCATCGTCGAGCGTGCCCGCATGCAGGTCGGCAACCTTGCGCATTCCCTGAAGACGCCGATCGCCGTGCTCCTCAACGAGGCCCGGGTGCTCGACGCGTCGCACGGCGAACTGGTGCGCAGCCAGGTCGATGCGATGCAGATGCAGGTTCAATCCTATCTCAGCCGCGCGCGGATCGCCGCACAACGCGAATCCGTCCTGGCGCGAACCGAAGCGCAGCCGGCGCTCGAACGTCTGGTTCGGGTGATGCGCAAGCTCAACCCGGAAAAGCAGGTGCACCTGTCGATCAATCCACCGGCGTTGGTGCTCGCGATGGAATTGCAGGATGTCGAGGAAACCGTCGGCAACCTGCTAGAAAACGCTGCCCGCCACGCCCGTGGCGAGGTGTGGCTGAATGTCCGACCGGCGCCGAGCGAGCTGCATGCGAAGGAGCCGGGAAGGCAGTGGATCGTGCTCGACATCGATGACGACGGTCCGGGGCTCAATCCTGATCAGATCGCGCTGGCGATGAAACGCGGCAAACGACTTGACGAAAGCAAGCCCGGAACGGGGCTCGGGCTGTCGATCGTCAGCGAGATCGTGCGGGAGTATCAAGGCACCATTACGCTGTCGCGCCGGGATGAGGGGGGGCTACGTGCCCAGCTCCTGTTGCCGGCCGCGGCTTAG